The stretch of DNA GGGAAAAGCAATTTGACATAACACTGGACTGACTCTTTTAAGAATTTGGAAGGGACCTAAGTATCGAGGGTTAAGTTTCTTAGTCCTAATGATTCAATCTACTCCTGTGGTAGGGGTTACTTTTAGAAAAATGTGGTCACCTTCACTAAACTCTAAAGGTTTATGTCTATTATCGGCATAGCTCTTTTGACGGTTTTTGAGCTGTTAAAATCTTGTCGCCAATCACCTTAAtttgtttagttatttttttgaatcaattaTGGGCTAAGATATTGGCTTTGTTGCCCCCTTGGTACCAACATAACGGTGACTGACACTTTCTCCTATATAAAGCTTCGCACAATGCCATCAGGATAGATACATATCCCAACTGCCTTAATGATCCATTACACAATATCGTAACATATCTTTTAGAGTTCGGATAGTCCATTCTGATTGCCCATTAGTCTGCAAATGATATATTGTACTCATATGTAACTCTGTATTGAATGCCTTTTGAAAGGTTCCCAAAAATCTGGAAGTGAACCTTGGATCTCGATCAGACACAATAGTGGAAGGTACCCCGTGTAGTCGCACTATCTCTTGAATATACACTCGGCCTAGTCTTTCCAATGTATAATCCACCCGAATTGGAAGGAAATGAGCTGATTTTGTTAATCTGCCCACAATGACCCATATCACATTGTGTCATGTAGATGTTTTGGGTAACCCTATAATGAAATCGATCGTAATTTCTTCCCATTTCCATAGTGGTATTTAGAGAAGTTGTAGAGTTTCCGAGGGCTTCTGATGTTCCATTTTTATCCTCTGAAAGTAAGGCATTTTGATACAAAAATAACTACATCTTTCTTCATTCTTGGCCACCAAAATATTTGCTTCAGATCTTGATACATTTTTGTAACGCCAGGGTGCATGGAGAATCTACTTTGATGAGCTTCCACTAGTATCTTTTTTTGCAAGTTTTTTGTATGTGGTATACCTATCCTATCTTTATACCTCCACGATCCTTTCTTATCCTAGCATATGTCTCCTTGTCTTTCCTCTCTCAGACGTGTCAACAAAGCCATTATTTCTGAATCTTGAGCTTGTGCTTGGTGAATGGTGGTCTTGAAGTTAGATGAGATATGTAACTACgccaaataaattttatatggtGTCTCTTTCATTCCTAGTTTAaggttttcaaattctttaacTAACTCCgctttttttatcatcatccaCGGTATACTTAAACTCTTCCTACTCAAAGCATCAACTACTACAGTCGCCTTTTCGAAGTAGTAACTTAATTTAAAATCGTAATCCTTTAAAAACTCCATCCACCTACGTTGCTTCatcttaagattttttttaataaaaaatgtacTTCAAACTCTTATGATCAGAAAAGACTTCAAATTGAACAGCGTATAAGTAATGCCTCCATATCTTAAGAGCAAATACCAATGCAGCCAATTCCAGGTCACAGGTTAGTTAGTTTCTTTCATGAGGCCTCAACTACTGTGATACATAAGCCATTAATTTTCTATTCTACATCAGTACACATCTTAATCTCTTCAGAGAAGAATCATAATATACTTTGAAAGGTTCTTGTGATCCTAGCAAAGCTAGAACTGTCACTGTGGTCAACTTTTCTTTCAAGTTCTTGAAACTCCTTTTGCACTCAGCCGACTAGACAAAAGAAACTTTTTTTCTTGTAAGATGAGTCAAAGATAATGCTGCCTGTGAGAATTTCttaataaaccttctataaTACCCGGCTAATCCAAAGAAACTTCGAATCTTTGTAATAGTTGTAGTTCGTTCCATTGCAACACAGCTTTAACTTTAAAAGGATCCACTGTTATACCTTTTTTCGGCCATGAAAGATTTATTAGAGTGCCTTAGCATAGCTAAGTCCATCGGAGAGTGCCGGCCTTAATTCGTATCGGGAGATTTTGGACttgattattatattaataaatttattgcaGCTTGCACTAAACCAggtaaaataataacttaataatattatattattattagttgagATGCTTGCTCCATTATATTTTCAGTAAAAAATTGCTTTGTTGTAAAATCGGGCTGTTACACTGCATCCGTTACTTAGTTCTAAGTTTGACCTCGATATGTCTTACGATTTTCTTTTTCCAGAGTTGCATCTTGGTAGCGGACAGTTTCCATTTCCACCTTAGCCTCTTAATCACCTGGACCCTGAGTCTGATTCACTACCACCATTTTTGTCAGAGTTTTCTCAGTGATTTGATCTAGAACCCCAGCTAGTTGTACCTCAAGAGCCGCAACCAGATTATTAACCCTTGGATTCCCTAGTTGAGCGGTCCGGTCCGCTTGGGCAGGCTCTCGCACCAATCGTGGATAATTACTTCCTAACAAGCGCATCTGAAGAGGAAGACCCTTTGAAGAGATACCACCATGGGAGGACCAGATAGTGACTGATTTGGCCCACAGTTCACCTACAAAGAGTGTGGctggaggaagaggaggaggagagcgGAGCAGTTGTCCAACACCTATATGTGATTAATTTGCTTGTGGGATTTCCTTTTGAGGACACCCAGCAGAAATCATAACATCTGGATGTTAGTTCTTTTCTCTCactgttaataatttttttgaggGATAGAGCTCTTACTATATTTATGCTATCCCAGATTCTGGATTACAGTCTCTTACGTGAGCTAGGACCAAGGATGTCAGAtgtaatatatgtatatatgtctATTATGTATCGACTTATGGACACTATGTATGTTTGGGGTTTAATGTATCTATTTTGATAGGCATGTTGTATCAAATTGAGCCCCGATGGCATTATCTGTATGATAtttatgttctatttcatattCTATTATATTGATTTGTAGTTTTATTTATATCTATTTCAAATCACCCTAAGAAAGTTTATAAATCTCGATGAACTCCCAAATTACGATAAACGCAACAGACTCATATTTATATAAGTAATACAAAGTCTAGAGTTCTATAGGTCGACTGAATGATAACACCTGACGATTAACATTGGTCATAACGTGTTAAGAGTTAAGTCGTTACATTGCGAAATAAATAATACAAgtgattaataaatattatataaataatttaaatatatagatatgaatataaataaaaaatatgttatgaAAAGTATGTTTCTTGTAATTATGGAAGTttaattatatgaaaatataCATTGTAAATTTTTGAACATTTTAAGACTTTATACAAAGTAATTATTTGTATAATCTCTAAagttatttttactaatttctgtttcaaaaattaaatcttcatATATCtatattatcaattattttgataagtACATATAGGTTGTAATTTTTCATTGGATagaattaaaacataaataataaagtaaaataaaataacattgaaTGATCACTTGAATCAATTcaaaaattaggattttaagTTAACGATTACTATTTCTAATAATCTTATTATGaatgtgaattaattttttaaatatctttggTAGTGAttctatataatattttttcattccTTTTTTTTACTATCACTTTATCATAATTTTACGTTATAAATACTGAACAGAAGTCATAGTATCATAATTTTACGTTATAAATACTGAACAGAAGTCATAGTTTCATCCAACATTATTATGGTTATTTGTGAGTTTTGCAAAACTATTAAAATGAATGCAAAAAAGTATTGGATTATTAGGCATAAAATTGGTTGTAATAGTTTAAGGTTAGGAGTTGGCAATAGTATTTTCATTATTTCAGACTCCAAAATTGCGTCTAATGTGTACATGCATAAAAATGATGTGTTTTACAAAATATGATggaataattaagaaaatatttaacATCATAGTTATCAGAATCGAATTGGTAATTGATCCGGTCATATGACTGGGTCACTAGTTCAATAGGTGGGTTACTGATTTACCCAGTTGACTcggtcataattaaataaaaatataaaattataaaaataaaaataaaaataaaaaattaaatgcatgtttttaaaaaatatattaatcattAATCAAATATCAATTCTTAGATAATATTTATGGTgcaaaaatagataataaattagtcactagtataaaatattttcttaatttaaaagaacgagaaaaaacaaaagataacacaatcaatattaatatatcaatatgtttatatattaagTATTGTTATTTGTTTGGTATCTATGTCAATTcatatttgaaaagataaaaaaaataaaaattcatttatgattattatatatttaatttttgtcataAGAATTATGAAGATGCTTGATGACATAGTGGCAAGGGCTATATAGGGTAGACATACTCATCACTCctcttattaattattgtaaaaACTGTTACAAAATATGAATTGAgagaatatttaatattattaaaaagagATTTTATTTGTAGGGGTCACCTTGTTAATTACTGTAGGAACTGTCATAAAAATTTAACATTGaggttaaaagaaaaaatatatttaatgtattTGTGAGGGAAATGATTTTTACATGGAAATAAAAGAATTCGGagtaattaatgaaaaaattattgGAGAATCAAAAGTTGCTCTAGCGTACAGTCAAATGAATGAATCGCGTGGAGTCAAAGAAGTATTAACTCTTAAAAGGCTAGAGCAATATTTAATTAAAGATGAAATGAATTATTGATTGTGTCATAAAGACCCTTATGTCCACGTCCCAATCTATTTAAAAAACTAGTAATTTCTGCTGGGCCTTTATCCTTTTTTATGTTCATTGGGTTTCCTTAGAGAATCCAATCTTTAGAATTACTATTGCTTAGCTTTCAATTCGTCTTTGACCATCAAATGAAATGTGAATAATCCACCCCATACGCATTTTAGTGATAGATTCTATAGGAGTTAGACAATCCTATTTAATCAAATACCTAGCAACAAACTCCTATGTTCCTTTCATAATTTTGATAATAGAATTACAGTTACACTAATATACTCAAAATGCTAAGCAATCTATGTatcattattaaaatgatttcggtattaatttttataatattagatagatagatagataaataatttacCTTAAGTTGTTAAGGGGATTAAATTAGaatagtaatatataaatattctcatttgttatatctattttagataaaatattgtgttaatttttttattatttactataaaatagaatatttacttcttctaataattcaaacaaaTAGTTAATAATAAATGAATTTTTATAGCTTATgatgtttaatttaaattaaatacacCTAAGACttaacataattataataatataatatcttaacaatatttttatgtaatagaaaaaagattaaaaaaattatattctttattcaatttttgtaagtaattttttttaaaaaaataactaatatttcTGGGTTCTTAAACAGTAAATTTAGTGTGTATATATAATGAAAAAGGTAACAAAAaacagagaagaaaaaaaatctaaacgACCATTGATAATGATCCTAAAGACAATGAGATCCCAGCAAAAAAGATTATCAATTTAAGTTGATATTTAATGGACAGATCAGCAGTTTAAATATTCTATACAACCATATTCCATTAACTGTAGAGAAAAATCATTGACGAAATGATTAATTAGTCTAATAGTCTTACacaattaaagataaaaagctgaaaaaaaaattggccaGGAGCCTCATTATTTCTTAGAGTAACTGGAAGGGTCATTTAAGatatttttctctaatttataaCTTAATATTTCATCAAATTACATAGCTTTGTTTACAAATGGTGGCAAGAAAAATTGTACCCTTGACTAGTTAGTTGAAAGGGACATTAAGTTATATTCATTAACAATGATAATTATGTAAGGAGTATCATTATGCTAGTTACTTGTATTGCGGTAACTTGACTTATAAACAAAGATGATTATCATAATAAAGAACAAAAGTGATGTTAGTGAAATTCTCATTATTCGTATTTATTGTCCTTCAAATAGAGACAAAAATGGAACTACTAAGACAACTATACGTTTAAATGGAGGAATAGAAAAAGCTTTAGAAGATTAAAGTCAGTATCTAGAAGAATATTATTAGTCAAGTCTTGCTTTATGTTCTCTGCAATGATGGAAAAATGAGAATGATATGGCAGAAAAGTTTTGTTGGTCTCCTTCAGCACAGTAATATGTTATTCGGCTGGTTGAAAAAGAGTCATCATCattgatgataaattttattcTCAAATAGATACATAGATTGGATTCATAACTAATAAGAAAtgattctttatctttttcgttttttttccaTCTAGTATCCAACTCACTGGCTAACAAATTTGGATTTGGATAATGCAGAGGCCCATTACAGAGCAATCCTCCCAACCTAGTTACTTCATTATAGTTTCTAACTAATTTGGATTTggataatacataataatatagCCAAAGCTGCAAAGCATTAAGCTCATAATTTTACTGACATGGAGCTAGTTAATCCAGATTAACAGTAATAAAACATTGCACATTATTGGTAAAATGTCAGCAAAATTATGATAGTAATGGACTACAGGCATAAAAAGAATTGGTATGGAATTAACACACAGAGAATACACTAGAGTTGACATTTAGATAACCTATCAGAACTTAAAAGCATGAAATTACAAGAAATAAAACAATATACTCTACTCTGGCAGTCCAATCCTTTCCCCCTGAAGTTCTTTAAGAGGAACACACCACCACATACTCCTAATTCTATTTCCCTTTCAAATATCAGATATGCCCCTCCCATTGTTCATATAGCTCTACCCTAACCACTATAGAAAATTCACTCTCCTGTTCCTTGATGTTTGTTACAAAACCCATCCCAgcttacaataaaaaattacatattcACAACTAAGACCCTAGTTTACAATTGACCAGGTTCCCAACAGTATCAAATCTCCACCATAACAATCTTAAAGCCTTGTTATTCACGTCGTGTTTGGATGAACAAAGAAGAGACAATGTGACTCTTGCATGTCATCCTTTCACCAATCTCAGCCTCTATGTTATCTATTACAGGCAGAAACAGCACTTGCAGTTTCTAAAAATCTTGGAAGGGTACTAAACTTAAGGAAATAAGGAATACATTGGTCACACAACATAATCTCTGGACGAGAGCCTTCATGCAAATTGCAAAAGTGTAATGAATGTGTGTATTCTCTTGTGCCATTCCCTAACGTTGCAAGATCAAAACTACAGCTGAAATTAAGTGGGAAAATAGAAACTTTGTTATCTATGCTTTCGCTTTTTTGAACCCTTGCCACCAGGAAAAAATCCAGTGGTATACCGTGAATTGGCAAGCTCCCGGGGAACAGCTGCTCCACCAGATTTTAATACATCAACTAAATCTGGAAAGACATTCTTGCTCTCCTCATTCACAAAAACTATGGCTTCACCTTCCCCTCCCATCCTAGATGCCCTTCCAATCTGATGTATGTACTCCTTAATAGAATTTGGCATGTCAAACACAATTACCTGCCTCACACCCAATAGGTCAACTCCCCTACCCAAAACTCCAGTAGCCACAACCACCGGAACCTCACCAACCAAAAGTGACTGCATTATTTCTCTCCTTTCCTTCATGGACTTCTCTCCATGAATTGAATTAGCTGAAATTCCTGTGGCAACTTTTATTGCATTTGCCAGAAGATCTGCTCCAAGTCGGGAGTCCACATACACTACAGCCGGTGGCTTAAAATGTTGCCTACTCAGTAATATGTCAAACAGCTTCTGCTTCTTTTGCTTTGACTCAACCCAAATAGCGACCTGCTTCACAGCCTTATTTGGGCTATTCACCTTCCCAACAGAGATAACCGACACACCATTCGCAAGAGAGTTTGCCATCTTCTCTAAATCATGAGACATTGTTGCAGAATACATCAAGACCTGAGGTTGTGACAGAGCCCTGTATATCTGTATGACCTGATCTCTGAAACCCCTTTGAAGCATGCAATCAACTTCATCCAAAACTAAAGTCATCACGTTATCTAAGTCGATCTCATGCTTTGTTAAAAGATCGACAAGCCTTCCTGGTGTTCCCACAATCAGTTCAACTCCTTGCTGAAAGCGATAGAGTTGTCTAGCCATGGCCTCACCACCAACCACAAGGGCAGTTTTAAATGGTAACCCCTTTCCGAGCAACTTTGCATGCTCTTCAACCTGTATAGAAAGCTCTCTAGTAGGTGTTAACACCATCGCTAAAGGCTTCTTATCTGGAGTAAATACAAGGCGATGACTTGCACATCGAGAAATTATTGGAATAAGAAACGAAGCAGACTTTCCAGATCCTGTTTCAGCCAGAACAAGCGTGCTATTTCCCGTCAAAGCGGCAGGGATTGCTTGCATCTGAACAGGGGTAGGCATTTCATACCCCGCTGCTTCTACATTGTGGAGGAGCTTGTCAGGGAGACTGCATGAAGCAAATGACAAAACCGGCGCCACTACATCACCCTTCACATGAATTTCAAGCTTCTTTCTAAGCAATTCAACCTGATCTCTAGCTAAAGATAAAGTTCCTGATTCACAATCATTCTCTCTAACATAAAAGCACTCGTCAGCTGCAGGTAGTTTTTTAGGCGGCTGAAGAACTCCTCCAACAGGAGGCAAGGATTTGGCGATTCTGCCTAGTAGTAATTGTTTGCATTCCAAACTGCAAACATCATCGTCAGTTTCATCACAGATATACTCACCATAACGGCCACATATGATACACTTTGGCTCACCCAGGAGAGCCTCTCTTTGGTCCCTAGACCTCAATTTCACATCATCTGCATCTGGTAACACAAATAGAAAAAAGATGAGCTCAAATGCTCATATGTATCATACAACATCAATGCCCAAGAGTTCGACAacacaacaaaaagaaaaataacaaaattcatCTTAGAATATAACATATACTCTAACAAAACTAACAATAGGAAAATTTTCCGTGGAACATAGGTCATGTGCATTTTAGTATCTGACTAAAAACAGCTAAAATTCAATCCATCAATCTTGCCAGTCTTCAGGGGATTATATTGCTCACCGAATATCTCAAAGAGAAATCACTTTTATTGGCAATAAtgcataaaccctaaactcatACCATGCAATAACGCAACAATTTCTCGAGCCTAGAGTGTGCATAAGGCACAGTTGACAGATAATGCGAAGTTTCCATAATAAAAcattgaattttgtaaaaaaaggTTACGAAAAAACTCATTCCAATAAGTTCAATTTAGGTACAACAtcaaattagattaaaaaaatataaaaatataaaaggatgTGGAGCGAAATTTCAGGAGAAAGAATCGATACCATTAGGTGCATCAGTTGGCAACGCTGGAATCTTGGATGCTTCTTCGTCATGCTGATTGGTTTCAGAATAACCCATGTTGGTTGAGTATGGTTTCGAAAATACGGAAGGAGCATAAGGAATTAAATTAAGGATAAGGTTTCTTCAATTTCGCAGAGGCAACTGAAAGTCGAAAACATGGAACCGATTTGGAGAAAGAGAGGAACTATGGAAGCTAGTTTACACTTTACAGCGTTCCTgttttctttttgtgtttttttttttgggcagGGACCCGGGGCAAAACTGGCCCAGACCCAAAACAGAAGCTCCAAATCTCCAACCCGACCCGAATTTCAAACCTACATTTCCCCCTCCATCTTGCGCCTGAGACCAGAATCGACGCCCTCCATTGCAGCGGCTTTCCCTCAGCAAACGCGACTAAATGACCGAAAGAGCTCTGGCGAGGGGGACGGCAGCATCTTCGAACTCGAATCCCCTGAATCAATGGAAACAGTGCTCGGAAGATAACCAGATCTCCGAAACCTGACCCGGCGAGAAGAATCTCCCTCTCCCAGATGCGCCTGATTCGTGGCTCCTCGCTCGTGTGTGTCACCGTCGACGCCTGCAACTCCACCGTCCCCTTCTGCGCTCCACCGCCACCTAAGCTTCTTGATCGATCTTCTACATGGCTCCTGCACCTTCCATGGGATCCTTGCTGCTCGGCGATACCCGACTCACTTCTGAAATCCTGTTTTCAGTGtcctatgttttttttttgggtaaaatTTTCGGTGTCCTATTGTCTAGAGCGAAGTTAACAAAGCCACAGAGGGCCTGCAAAACTACGTGAGAGTTTTCGCTAAGACTAACTGCGATTTTGGGCTTCATGGGCTCAGCATGAAACCCACAACAAACTAGGCTTTCATTAATTTTGGCTTCTCTGTTATCTTTCTTATTGGGCCATAAGTCTACCATTAAAAAATGTAAGACTAACGCAGTTATCTATTCACCTCACCaccaaaaactttttcaactaatatgttcaaaatatttttgagacTTTTCTTCTCTTTAAGAGTTATATTaggtaattaataatttttttgaacaatatgaacaacagattctaaaatttacccaattcaaataaaatatattatactcTAAATTACTtacctaaattttaatattagaataatcattCACACACCTAATGAATTAAACGTACGATATAttcattgttcacattgtttaatatttttattatctacctATATTTTTCTTACCTTTAAATAACAATGCGGTAGATTGTCcaaattttttacaaatttcagcgtgaaattgattttcttaaCAAAATAGAAGTTGTTcacccaaaataaataaataaataaataaaagttgagactaatttagtaattaaaaattagattgtccaactaatatttttttaaacatttattttatatgtgcactaaagttaataactatatataaaaatacgtAGTTAACATgttaaattttatcttaattataaTACTATAAACAAGTTTgattatttgtatattatataaatttgattattctggtgattaattatttagttgaaaaaattatgtaaattaatatatacataaatgcataataattaattttgtaattgatttttaatatacatGTAACACTTTTGTAAATTAAACTTCAGTGCATGCATTTGT from Arachis duranensis cultivar V14167 chromosome 4, aradu.V14167.gnm2.J7QH, whole genome shotgun sequence encodes:
- the LOC107484924 gene encoding DEAD-box ATP-dependent RNA helicase 41, translated to MGYSETNQHDEEASKIPALPTDAPNDADDVKLRSRDQREALLGEPKCIICGRYGEYICDETDDDVCSLECKQLLLGRIAKSLPPVGGVLQPPKKLPAADECFYVRENDCESGTLSLARDQVELLRKKLEIHVKGDVVAPVLSFASCSLPDKLLHNVEAAGYEMPTPVQMQAIPAALTGNSTLVLAETGSGKSASFLIPIISRCASHRLVFTPDKKPLAMVLTPTRELSIQVEEHAKLLGKGLPFKTALVVGGEAMARQLYRFQQGVELIVGTPGRLVDLLTKHEIDLDNVMTLVLDEVDCMLQRGFRDQVIQIYRALSQPQVLMYSATMSHDLEKMANSLANGVSVISVGKVNSPNKAVKQVAIWVESKQKKQKLFDILLSRQHFKPPAVVYVDSRLGADLLANAIKVATGISANSIHGEKSMKERREIMQSLLVGEVPVVVATGVLGRGVDLLGVRQVIVFDMPNSIKEYIHQIGRASRMGGEGEAIVFVNEESKNVFPDLVDVLKSGGAAVPRELANSRYTTGFFPGGKGSKKRKHR